From a region of the Thermincola ferriacetica genome:
- a CDS encoding cytochrome c biogenesis CcdA family protein has product MLETFFNETLPNLVQHVSLLTFLVVFLGGILTSLSPCILSMVPVMMGYIGGYSERSRSRGFVMSFVFVLGLAVTFALLGIFAALLGKIFGQIGKGWYYVIAFVAIVMGLQLLEVINIKFPTLKKMPIKSRGLLPSFFIGMLFGLVASPCATPVLAVIMTYIAAQGNIGTGAAMLFIYGLGHGLPLVIAGTFAAFLASLRKFQQWTAYITKASGVILILVGLYFLVLARWY; this is encoded by the coding sequence GTGTTAGAAACATTTTTTAATGAAACACTCCCCAATTTAGTGCAACATGTTTCCCTGTTAACCTTTTTGGTGGTTTTTCTCGGTGGTATTTTAACCAGCCTCAGCCCTTGCATATTATCAATGGTTCCCGTGATGATGGGTTATATCGGTGGTTATTCGGAAAGATCCCGTTCCCGGGGCTTTGTTATGTCCTTTGTCTTTGTTTTAGGTCTGGCTGTTACCTTTGCCTTGCTCGGCATTTTTGCTGCCTTGCTGGGTAAGATTTTCGGCCAGATCGGCAAAGGATGGTATTATGTTATCGCTTTTGTCGCAATTGTAATGGGCCTGCAGTTACTGGAAGTCATCAATATTAAGTTTCCGACGTTAAAGAAGATGCCCATTAAGAGTAGAGGTTTGTTGCCTTCTTTCTTTATTGGCATGCTTTTCGGACTGGTGGCTTCACCCTGTGCCACACCGGTACTGGCTGTAATTATGACCTACATTGCAGCGCAGGGCAATATCGGTACTGGTGCAGCCATGTTATTTATTTACGGTTTGGGACACGGCTTGCCGTTGGTTATTGCCGGGACTTTTGCTGCTTTTCTAGCCAGCTTGCGTAAGTTTCAGCAGTGGACGGCCTATATCACTAAAGCTTCAGGCGTGATTTTGATCCTGGTTGGTTTATATTTTCTTGTGCTGGCAAGATGGTATTAA